From Erigeron canadensis isolate Cc75 chromosome 8, C_canadensis_v1, whole genome shotgun sequence, one genomic window encodes:
- the LOC122610662 gene encoding uncharacterized protein LOC122610662, protein MAALHGGDGGNDPPNWGWNPEWGCRRTGGISTGRAAAANNDLEREFQNSGRRISLMLNNDLSRWQAIGDHAKWYKSYLGTYVATVPHNYESWDQVPQPIKDGLTDWLMRRFYLEPYLGHPENHPLREAVTRMIRQDALKIYRDKKAKFKKTWFTDRGGSQRLAKLEGQPPYGMPPQAWSYLLGYWTSEPG, encoded by the exons ATGGCTGCACTTCACGGCGGAGATGGTGGCAACGACCCTCCAAACTGGGGGTGGAATCCCGAATGGGGTTGTAGGCGTACGGgtg gtattagCACAGGGAGAGCTGCTGCTGCTAACAACGATCTAGAGCGCGAGTTTCAGAATTCGGGACGCCGAATCTCGCTTATGTTGAATAACGATCTAAGTAGGTGGCAGGCAATCGGGGACCACGCCAAGTGGTACAAGAGCTATTTGGGAACCTATGTCGCTACCGTCCCACATAATTACGAGTCGTGGGATCAGGTGCCCCAGCCCATCAAGGATGGACTTACTGACTGGCTTATg AGACGGTTCTACTTAGAACCATATCTAGGTCACCCAGAAAATCACCCGTTACGAGAGGCCGTGACCAGGATGATACGTCAGGATGCCCTGAAGATCTACAGGGATAAAAAagcaaaattcaagaagacttgGTTCACTGACAGGGGTGGGTCCCAGAGGCTGGCAAAACTGGAGGGTCAACCTCCGTATGGGATGCCTCCACAGGCGTGGAGTTATCTACTGGGTTACTGGACCAGCGAGCCCGGATGA